Genomic DNA from uncultured Desulfuromusa sp.:
CTGAAGGAGATAAAGAAATCATTTCTTATAGCTAAAAACGAAAAATTAATTAAGTGATTTCTGTGATCTCAGTGGATGAGCTTGAAAAAACTGAAAAAATACGGGGGGAAGGTGCTGATTTACGAAAATGAATCCTTTGTGATTCGTGGCGCTATTTTTGAGGTTTATTACCAGCTTGGGCCCGGTTTTCTTGAAGCTGTTTATCAAGAATGTTTGGAGAAGGAATTTCAGGTAAGGAATATACCTTTTGTTTCACAGCCCGAGTTGGATCTTTATTACAAAGGTGAGAAACTGAATCAATTTTA
This window encodes:
- a CDS encoding GxxExxY protein, with translation MKKLKKYGGKVLIYENESFVIRGAIFEVYYQLGPGFLEAVYQECLEKEFQVRNIPFVSQPELDLYYKGEKLNQFYKPDFVCFNCIILELKALSKVSNEHQAQVLNYLKAGQMKLGLLVNFGSSSKVSIDRFVL